From one Clostridia bacterium genomic stretch:
- a CDS encoding recombinase family protein produces the protein IEGQVRECRQYAERNGLKIIDIYADKAQSGRTDNRAEFQRMLRDAKRGKFAVLLVWKIDRFGRNREEIARNKAFLRLAGVSVEYACEHIPDGPEGIILEAVLEGMAEYYSANLAQNTLRGMRENALKAKSNGSGIATGYVTGADGRFVVEPHEAELVRKVYSDYLDGRTMGEIAASLQAYSTKRGKKFTIQSVAKILRNRNYIGEYRWMDVVIPDGMPAIIDDDTFGRVQLRLAERGRNHRKGATYMLTGKVFCGHCGGSMVGTSGTSKTGDVHYYYSCLHRKQGKGCKKMSVRKEWLEREVVKLTVENVLRDDVIELIADKVMELQYKEREDNSKVVWFEEKLAETQKGIDNLVKAIENGLLTEEIDLRLRQLADDKAAYQNELAAAQAVQPILPRDTIVAWMKLFKSGDVDDPEYCRRLIDTFVNKIVLYDDRIIITYNYSGDSRREVPIADLEAAAEFESYSPGWARYPDTAILPYRDIFFGPPEGIRNEL, from the coding sequence ATAGAAGGCCAGGTGCGCGAGTGCCGGCAGTACGCGGAGCGGAACGGGCTGAAAATCATTGATATTTACGCCGATAAGGCTCAATCCGGGCGGACGGACAACCGCGCCGAGTTCCAGCGTATGCTGCGCGACGCGAAGCGGGGCAAATTCGCCGTTTTGCTCGTCTGGAAGATAGATCGCTTCGGCAGAAATCGCGAGGAAATAGCGCGAAATAAAGCCTTCCTGCGGCTTGCCGGCGTGAGCGTCGAATACGCGTGCGAGCATATCCCCGACGGGCCCGAGGGTATTATCCTGGAAGCGGTGCTCGAGGGTATGGCGGAATACTATTCCGCGAACCTGGCGCAGAACACGCTCCGCGGGATGAGAGAGAACGCGCTGAAGGCGAAAAGCAACGGCAGCGGGATCGCGACCGGGTACGTCACCGGCGCCGACGGGCGTTTCGTCGTCGAGCCGCACGAAGCGGAGCTCGTCCGGAAGGTGTACTCCGACTATCTCGACGGCCGCACGATGGGAGAGATCGCCGCGAGTTTGCAGGCGTACAGCACGAAGCGCGGTAAGAAGTTCACGATACAGTCGGTGGCGAAGATCTTACGGAACAGGAATTATATCGGCGAATATCGCTGGATGGACGTAGTTATTCCGGACGGTATGCCGGCGATCATCGACGACGATACTTTCGGCCGCGTGCAGCTCAGGCTGGCGGAGCGCGGGCGTAATCACAGGAAAGGGGCAACGTATATGCTGACGGGCAAGGTCTTCTGCGGGCACTGCGGCGGTTCGATGGTCGGGACGTCCGGCACGAGTAAGACCGGCGACGTTCACTATTATTATTCCTGCCTGCACCGAAAGCAGGGCAAGGGCTGCAAGAAGATGAGCGTCCGGAAAGAGTGGCTGGAGCGCGAGGTCGTGAAGCTGACCGTCGAGAACGTGCTGCGGGACGACGTTATCGAGCTGATCGCCGACAAGGTTATGGAGCTTCAGTATAAGGAGCGCGAGGACAACAGCAAGGTTGTCTGGTTCGAAGAGAAGCTCGCCGAGACGCAGAAGGGTATCGACAACCTCGTGAAAGCGATCGAGAACGGGCTTCTGACCGAGGAGATCGACCTGCGTTTGCGGCAGCTTGCGGACGACAAAGCCGCCTACCAGAACGAGCTGGCGGCGGCGCAGGCGGTGCAGCCGATTTTGCCCAGGGATACAATCGTCGCGTGGATGAAGCTTTTTAAGTCCGGCGACGTTGACGATCCCGAATACTGCCGGCGCCTCATCGACACCTTCGTGAACAAAATCGTTTTGTATGACGATAGGATAATTATTACCTATAATTACAGCGGCGACAGTCGCCGGGAGGTCCCGATCGCGGATCTGGAGGCTGCCGCAGAGTTCGAAAGTTATAGCCCCGGGTGGGCCAGATATCCCGATACGGCAATACTGCCGTATCGGGATATCTTTTTCGGCCCGCCCGAAGGGATTCGAAACGAGCTCTGA
- a CDS encoding HD domain-containing protein — translation MIIMLNLPLIRKTEDFLKRTFDDSEYLSSHPDAKAYRLEHTYRVANIGRLIAAKEGFDETEAVIACLLHDISYCEDFGEDGWIEHGRRAAQIARPFLTELGLAEDRVNDICYGIAIHVDDEADFDGERTPFALTVGDADNIDRFDVYRIHEGLCYAGFLEKSFSEKREYVAARLAKLRELREAPVGTAAAKEMWTSRLDYYTGFYEKLLSQLENSESITE, via the coding sequence GTGATAATTATGCTAAATCTCCCCCTCATACGCAAAACCGAAGACTTCCTGAAGCGCACATTCGACGACAGCGAATACCTCTCTTCACACCCTGACGCGAAGGCGTACCGCCTCGAACACACCTACCGCGTGGCAAATATCGGACGCCTCATCGCCGCGAAAGAGGGCTTCGACGAAACGGAGGCGGTCATCGCCTGCCTGCTTCACGATATCTCCTACTGCGAAGACTTCGGCGAGGACGGCTGGATCGAGCACGGCAGACGCGCCGCGCAGATAGCGCGCCCGTTCCTGACGGAGCTCGGGCTCGCGGAGGATCGCGTAAACGATATATGCTACGGCATCGCGATCCACGTTGACGACGAGGCCGACTTCGACGGCGAGCGCACACCATTCGCCCTCACCGTCGGCGACGCGGACAACATCGACCGCTTCGACGTCTACCGCATCCACGAGGGGCTTTGTTACGCCGGATTCCTCGAAAAGAGCTTCAGCGAAAAGCGGGAGTACGTCGCCGCCCGCCTCGCGAAGCTTCGCGAGCTGCGCGAGGCACCCGTCGGCACCGCGGCCGCGAAGGAAATGTGGACTTCCCGCCTCGACTACTATACCGGCTTTTACGAAAAGCTGCTCAGCCAGCTCGAAAACAGCGAAAGCATAACGGAATGA